The DNA region ACGGGTGGTGGACGAGCACTTCGGGCACCTCCCTCCCGAGCGGCTGGCGCAGGCCCGCCGGGCGCTGGAGGACCTGCACGCGGCGCTGGAAGGCGCGGGCGAGAACGCGCCCTGATCCGCCGTCTGGCGGAGGGAAGGGGAGGATGACGTAGGATCACCGGATGACTGTCTGGTCCGCCGAACTTTTCCCGTGTGAAGGAGGTGCCGCGTGGAAGGGCTGATGCTGGCGCGCGTGCTGCGTGACCTGGAGCCCCTGCTGCCCGCGCGGACGCTGGGGTGGGTGTTCCCGGACGAGACGACCGCCGCGCTGCTGATCGACGGGGTGGGGAACCTGGTGCTGTCGTACCGGCCGCCGCAGCCGGTCCTGTTCGTATCCCGGGAGCGGCTGCGGGGCGAGCCGCGCAGCCCCTTCCAGCGCTTCCTCGCGGCGCGCGTGCGGGGCGACCTGCTGCGCGTGGAGCAGCTGAAGCTGGACCGGGTGGTGCTGCTGCACTTCGGCGGCGAGTCGGGGTTCGTGGATCAGGCGCCCACCCGGCTGCTGTTCGAGGTGACGGGCCGCAACGCGAACGTGCTGGTCCTGCCGGAAGGGGAGGGCTTCGCCGGGCGGATCGTGATGGCCGCGCGGGAGGTCACCGGCAGCCGTAACCGCTTCCGCACCATCCGCACCGGGGGCACGTACACGCCGCCGCCGCCGTACGAGAAGCTGGACCCGCGCTCGCTGACGCCGGAGCAGGCGCAGGCGCTGAAACAGGTGCCGGTGGGCCGCTGGCGTGAACACCTGGACGGCCTGGGCCCGCTGCTGGGGGCCGAACTGGCCCGCCGCGCCCACCTGACGTCCGGAGACGTGCCCGGCGACGCGTGGCCGCGGGTGCTGGAGGCCGTGCAGTCCCTGGTGGCCGACCCGACCGTGAGCGAGGGCGTGATGGAACAGGGCGCCCGCGAGGCCGCCCGCACGGAAAAGGCCGCGGCGCTGCGCAAGGCCCTGCGCGAACCGCTGGAAAAGCGCGTGACGCTGCTGCGCAACCAGCTCGCGGACGTGACCCGCGCCGAGCAGGGCCTGGAAGCGGCGGCCGTGGACCGCGAGGAAGCCGACCTGCTGATGGCGTACGCGCACGACGTGAAGACCGGGGAGGTCAGCGTGACCCTGCCCGCCTTCGACGGCAGCGGCCCCCGCCCGGTGAGCCTGGAACCGCAGCTGACCGCCCTGCAGAACGCCGAGAAGCGCTACACCCGGGCGCGGCGGCGCGAGGAGGTGTACCTGCGCCTCGCCGAGCGGGAGGACGTGCTGCGCCGCGACCTGCACGACGCCGAGGCGCGCCTCGCGGACCTGGACAGCGCCGACCTGGGCGCCCTGGAGGCCCTGAGCGCGCAGCTGCAGCAGGAACGCCCGGAGAAGAGCGCGTACGGCATGCGCTTCATCACGCCCGGCGGGCATGAGGTGCTGGTCGGGCGGAACAACAAGGAGAACGCCACCCTGACGCACCGGATCGGGAAATCCCTGGACTACTGGTTTCACGCGCAGGGGTACCCGGGCAGCCACGTGCTGGTGCGCAGCGGCGGGCGGGAGCTGGCGCCGCCGGACATTCTGTACGCGGCGCGGCTGGCGGCCACGCACAGCAAGGCGCGCGGCAGCAGCAACGTGCCGGTGGACTACACCCGCATCAAGCACGTGTGGAAACCGCGGGGCGCCCCGGCCGGGCAGGTGCACTACACCGATCAGAAGACGGTGTTCGTGGACGGCACCCTGCCGGAATCCTGAAGCCTCACGCAACAGGAACCGGCGGTGCGGGACGCCCGGCCTTGACCGTTCCCCTGCAATTGTCCGCGCGCGCTTCTTTCCTTCCCGGCCGGCGCGTACAATGCCTGACCGTGGAACGCATCATGTTCAGGTCCAAGATTCACCGCGCGACCGTGACCCAGGCCGACCTGGATTACGTCGGGAGCGTGACCATCGACCAGGACCTGCTCGACGCAGCGGACATCCTGGTGAACGAGAAGGTGGACATCTGGAACATCACCAACGGCAACCGCCTGCACACCTACGCTCTGAGCGGCCCGCGCGGCAGCGGCGTGATCGGCATCAACGGCGCCGCCGCGCACCTGATGCGCCCCGGTGACATGGTGATCATCGCGGCGTTCGGGAACTTCACCGAGGAGGAAGCCCGGACGCTGGAACCGAAGGTGGTGCTGGTGGACGCCCGCAACCGCATCCTGGAGCTGCAGCCCGCCTGACCCTCTTCCCGCCCGGCGCACCGGCCCCCTGAGCGCGTGGGCCGGTGCCGCCTGTGACACGCGCAAAATCAGACTTCGGGAAACGTGCAGGTGCTACACTTCGCGCGTGTCCAGCGCACAACCGTGGCTTTACGCCCTGTTCGCGGCCTCCGTCGGGATTCTGATGGTCGGTGCGGGCCTCGGCTCCGGCGGGCTGATCGCCGCCGGCACGGTGCTGCTGTCCTTCGCGACCTCCACGCTCAGCGCGCCCTTCCGGTTCGTGCCGCTGCTGGTCGCGCCCCTGATCTTCGCGGCGTCCAGCACCCTGACCGGCATGACCCTGCCGCTCGCGGACCTGCTGGGCCTGCTGCTGGCCGCCGCCGCCCTGCTGCTGTTCCTGCACCGCGACCACACCCACCGCCGGGAGCGCGACATGCGCCGCAAGGTGCTCGGCGCGCTGAAAGACGGCAGCCGCACCCTCTCTGAGGCGCGCGACGCCGACGCCATCATCCGCGCCGGCGTGAGCACCCTGGACCACCTGCAGGTCGCGCCGAACATCGC from Deinococcus ficus includes:
- a CDS encoding Rqc2 family fibronectin-binding protein, with product MEGLMLARVLRDLEPLLPARTLGWVFPDETTAALLIDGVGNLVLSYRPPQPVLFVSRERLRGEPRSPFQRFLAARVRGDLLRVEQLKLDRVVLLHFGGESGFVDQAPTRLLFEVTGRNANVLVLPEGEGFAGRIVMAAREVTGSRNRFRTIRTGGTYTPPPPYEKLDPRSLTPEQAQALKQVPVGRWREHLDGLGPLLGAELARRAHLTSGDVPGDAWPRVLEAVQSLVADPTVSEGVMEQGAREAARTEKAAALRKALREPLEKRVTLLRNQLADVTRAEQGLEAAAVDREEADLLMAYAHDVKTGEVSVTLPAFDGSGPRPVSLEPQLTALQNAEKRYTRARRREEVYLRLAEREDVLRRDLHDAEARLADLDSADLGALEALSAQLQQERPEKSAYGMRFITPGGHEVLVGRNNKENATLTHRIGKSLDYWFHAQGYPGSHVLVRSGGRELAPPDILYAARLAATHSKARGSSNVPVDYTRIKHVWKPRGAPAGQVHYTDQKTVFVDGTLPES
- the panD gene encoding aspartate 1-decarboxylase, translated to MERIMFRSKIHRATVTQADLDYVGSVTIDQDLLDAADILVNEKVDIWNITNGNRLHTYALSGPRGSGVIGINGAAAHLMRPGDMVIIAAFGNFTEEEARTLEPKVVLVDARNRILELQPA